One genomic segment of Sminthopsis crassicaudata isolate SCR6 chromosome 4, ASM4859323v1, whole genome shotgun sequence includes these proteins:
- the LOC141566481 gene encoding BOLA class I histocompatibility antigen, alpha chain BL3-7-like isoform X1 yields MGSQARALFLLGALALTETRAGSHSMRYFYTAVSRPGLGEPRFLSVGYVDDQQFVRFDSDSGSQRMEPRAAWIEKVQNEDPDYWERNTQICKGATQTYRVSLQNLRGYYNQSEGGVHTFQHMYGCEVSPDLSFKRGFSQYGYDGQDYLALDTETLTWTAAADQAVNTKRKWEAERSFAEGTKAYLEETCVLWVKKYLEMGKETLQRPDPPSARVTRHSASNGEVTLQCRAQDFYPSEISLTWLRDGEEQHQDTEFIETRPAGDGTFQKWAAVGVTSGQEGKYSCRVLHEGLSEPLTLKWEPESSSPWIIVGVLAAALLLLTAVIAGGVVWRKKTSGGQDWKGSLGTGTAMIVHRGQMSLCQPKLERIVICGLKKEKRIILILILVLFLLTFAFPSQIGPCDHHCTPRSKFREASLMPSICYLRPPISFFLLSTSFTF; encoded by the exons ATGGGCTCTCAGGCGCGCGCTCTCTTTCTGCTGGGGGCCCTGGCCCTGACGGAGACCCGGGCGG GCTCTCACTCCATGAGGTATTTCTACACCGCCGTGTCCCGGCCCGGGCTCGGGGAGCCGAGGTTCCTCTCCGTGGGCTACGTGGACGATCAGCAGTTCGTGCGCTTCGACAGCGACAGCGGGAGTCAGAGGATGGAGCCGCGGGCGGCGTGGATAGAGAAGGTGCAGAATGAGGACCCGGACTACTGGGAGCGGAACACGCAGATCTGTAAGGGGGCCACACAAACTTACCGAGTGAGCCTGCAGAACCTGCGCGGCTACTACAACCAGAGCGAGGGCG GGGTCCACACCTTCCAGCACATGTACGGCTGCGAGGTCTCCCCGGACCTCTCCTTCAAGCGCGGGTTTAGTCAGTACGGCTACGACGGGCAGGACTACCTCGCCCTGGACACGGAGACCCTCACATGGACGGCTGCGGCGGACCAGGCGGTGAACACGAAGCGCAAGTGGGAGGCGGAGAGGAGCTTTGCAGAGGGAACTAAAGCCTACCTGGAGGAAACGTGCGTGCTGTGGGTGAAGAAGTACCTGGAGATGGGGAAGGAGACTCTGCAGAGACCAg ATCCCCCTTCTGCCCGAGTGACCCGTCACAGCGCCTCCAATGGGGAGGTGACCCTGCAGTGCCGGGCCCAGGACTTTTACCCCTCGGAGATCTCTCTGACCTGGCTGAGGGATGGGGAGGAACAGCACCAGGACACAGAGTTCATTGAGACCAGGCCTGCTGGAGATGGCACCTTCCAGAAGTGGGCGGCTGTGGGGGTGACCTCGGGCCAGGAAGGGAAATATAGCTGCCGAGTTCTGCACGAGGGCCTGTCTGAGCCCCTCACCCTGAAATGGG AGCCAGAGTCCTCCTCCCCCTGGATCATTGTGGGGGTCCTTGCTgctgccctcctcctcctcactgcTGTCATTGCTGGAGGTGTGGTCTGGAGGAAGAAGACTTCAGGTGGGCAGGACTGGAAGGGGTCATTAGGCACAGGCACC GCAATGATAGTGCACAGGGGTCAGATGTCTCTCTGTCAGCCAAAG CTTGAGAGAATTGTCATCTGTggactcaagaaagaaaaaaggataattcTCATCCTAATTCTTGTCCTCTTCCTGTTGACCTTtgccttcccttcccagattggCCCCTGTGATCATCACTGTACTCCACGGAGCAAATTCAGAGAAGCATCTCTAATGCCCTCAATCTGTTATCTAAGGCCTCCCATATCTTTCTTCCTACTTTCTACCAGTTTCACATTTTAG
- the LOC141566481 gene encoding patr class I histocompatibility antigen, B-2 alpha chain-like isoform X4 — MGSQARALFLLGALALTETRAGSHSMRYFYTAVSRPGLGEPRFLSVGYVDDQQFVRFDSDSGSQRMEPRAAWIEKVQNEDPDYWERNTQICKGATQTYRVSLQNLRGYYNQSEGGVHTFQHMYGCEVSPDLSFKRGFSQYGYDGQDYLALDTETLTWTAAADQAVNTKRKWEAERSFAEGTKAYLEETCVLWVKKYLEMGKETLQRPDPPSARVTRHSASNGEVTLQCRAQDFYPSEISLTWLRDGEEQHQDTEFIETRPAGDGTFQKWAAVGVTSGQEGKYSCRVLHEGLSEPLTLKWEPESSSPWIIVGVLAAALLLLTAVIAGGVVWRKKTSGGKGGDYVQAAGNDSAQGSDVSLSAKA; from the exons ATGGGCTCTCAGGCGCGCGCTCTCTTTCTGCTGGGGGCCCTGGCCCTGACGGAGACCCGGGCGG GCTCTCACTCCATGAGGTATTTCTACACCGCCGTGTCCCGGCCCGGGCTCGGGGAGCCGAGGTTCCTCTCCGTGGGCTACGTGGACGATCAGCAGTTCGTGCGCTTCGACAGCGACAGCGGGAGTCAGAGGATGGAGCCGCGGGCGGCGTGGATAGAGAAGGTGCAGAATGAGGACCCGGACTACTGGGAGCGGAACACGCAGATCTGTAAGGGGGCCACACAAACTTACCGAGTGAGCCTGCAGAACCTGCGCGGCTACTACAACCAGAGCGAGGGCG GGGTCCACACCTTCCAGCACATGTACGGCTGCGAGGTCTCCCCGGACCTCTCCTTCAAGCGCGGGTTTAGTCAGTACGGCTACGACGGGCAGGACTACCTCGCCCTGGACACGGAGACCCTCACATGGACGGCTGCGGCGGACCAGGCGGTGAACACGAAGCGCAAGTGGGAGGCGGAGAGGAGCTTTGCAGAGGGAACTAAAGCCTACCTGGAGGAAACGTGCGTGCTGTGGGTGAAGAAGTACCTGGAGATGGGGAAGGAGACTCTGCAGAGACCAg ATCCCCCTTCTGCCCGAGTGACCCGTCACAGCGCCTCCAATGGGGAGGTGACCCTGCAGTGCCGGGCCCAGGACTTTTACCCCTCGGAGATCTCTCTGACCTGGCTGAGGGATGGGGAGGAACAGCACCAGGACACAGAGTTCATTGAGACCAGGCCTGCTGGAGATGGCACCTTCCAGAAGTGGGCGGCTGTGGGGGTGACCTCGGGCCAGGAAGGGAAATATAGCTGCCGAGTTCTGCACGAGGGCCTGTCTGAGCCCCTCACCCTGAAATGGG AGCCAGAGTCCTCCTCCCCCTGGATCATTGTGGGGGTCCTTGCTgctgccctcctcctcctcactgcTGTCATTGCTGGAGGTGTGGTCTGGAGGAAGAAGACTTCAG gTGGAAAAGGAGGGGATTATGTTCAGGCTGCAG GCAATGATAGTGCACAGGGGTCAGATGTCTCTCTGTCAGCCAAAG CTTGA
- the LOC141566481 gene encoding patr class I histocompatibility antigen, B-2 alpha chain-like isoform X2 gives MGSQARALFLLGALALTETRAGSHSMRYFYTAVSRPGLGEPRFLSVGYVDDQQFVRFDSDSGSQRMEPRAAWIEKVQNEDPDYWERNTQICKGATQTYRVSLQNLRGYYNQSEGGVHTFQHMYGCEVSPDLSFKRGFSQYGYDGQDYLALDTETLTWTAAADQAVNTKRKWEAERSFAEGTKAYLEETCVLWVKKYLEMGKETLQRPDPPSARVTRHSASNGEVTLQCRAQDFYPSEISLTWLRDGEEQHQDTEFIETRPAGDGTFQKWAAVGVTSGQEGKYSCRVLHEGLSEPLTLKWEPESSSPWIIVGVLAAALLLLTAVIAGGVVWRKKTSGGKGGDYVQAADKESEDQKIPLTCWISSQSATEFRLGNHRE, from the exons ATGGGCTCTCAGGCGCGCGCTCTCTTTCTGCTGGGGGCCCTGGCCCTGACGGAGACCCGGGCGG GCTCTCACTCCATGAGGTATTTCTACACCGCCGTGTCCCGGCCCGGGCTCGGGGAGCCGAGGTTCCTCTCCGTGGGCTACGTGGACGATCAGCAGTTCGTGCGCTTCGACAGCGACAGCGGGAGTCAGAGGATGGAGCCGCGGGCGGCGTGGATAGAGAAGGTGCAGAATGAGGACCCGGACTACTGGGAGCGGAACACGCAGATCTGTAAGGGGGCCACACAAACTTACCGAGTGAGCCTGCAGAACCTGCGCGGCTACTACAACCAGAGCGAGGGCG GGGTCCACACCTTCCAGCACATGTACGGCTGCGAGGTCTCCCCGGACCTCTCCTTCAAGCGCGGGTTTAGTCAGTACGGCTACGACGGGCAGGACTACCTCGCCCTGGACACGGAGACCCTCACATGGACGGCTGCGGCGGACCAGGCGGTGAACACGAAGCGCAAGTGGGAGGCGGAGAGGAGCTTTGCAGAGGGAACTAAAGCCTACCTGGAGGAAACGTGCGTGCTGTGGGTGAAGAAGTACCTGGAGATGGGGAAGGAGACTCTGCAGAGACCAg ATCCCCCTTCTGCCCGAGTGACCCGTCACAGCGCCTCCAATGGGGAGGTGACCCTGCAGTGCCGGGCCCAGGACTTTTACCCCTCGGAGATCTCTCTGACCTGGCTGAGGGATGGGGAGGAACAGCACCAGGACACAGAGTTCATTGAGACCAGGCCTGCTGGAGATGGCACCTTCCAGAAGTGGGCGGCTGTGGGGGTGACCTCGGGCCAGGAAGGGAAATATAGCTGCCGAGTTCTGCACGAGGGCCTGTCTGAGCCCCTCACCCTGAAATGGG AGCCAGAGTCCTCCTCCCCCTGGATCATTGTGGGGGTCCTTGCTgctgccctcctcctcctcactgcTGTCATTGCTGGAGGTGTGGTCTGGAGGAAGAAGACTTCAG gTGGAAAAGGAGGGGATTATGTTCAGGCTGCAG
- the LOC141566481 gene encoding BOLA class I histocompatibility antigen, alpha chain BL3-7-like isoform X3 translates to MGSQARALFLLGALALTETRAGSHSMRYFYTAVSRPGLGEPRFLSVGYVDDQQFVRFDSDSGSQRMEPRAAWIEKVQNEDPDYWERNTQICKGATQTYRVSLQNLRGYYNQSEGGVHTFQHMYGCEVSPDLSFKRGFSQYGYDGQDYLALDTETLTWTAAADQAVNTKRKWEAERSFAEGTKAYLEETCVLWVKKYLEMGKETLQRPDPPSARVTRHSASNGEVTLQCRAQDFYPSEISLTWLRDGEEQHQDTEFIETRPAGDGTFQKWAAVGVTSGQEGKYSCRVLHEGLSEPLTLKWEPESSSPWIIVGVLAAALLLLTAVIAGGVVWRKKTSGGQDWKGSLGTGTIRKVKTRKYHSLVGSVASQQQNLD, encoded by the exons ATGGGCTCTCAGGCGCGCGCTCTCTTTCTGCTGGGGGCCCTGGCCCTGACGGAGACCCGGGCGG GCTCTCACTCCATGAGGTATTTCTACACCGCCGTGTCCCGGCCCGGGCTCGGGGAGCCGAGGTTCCTCTCCGTGGGCTACGTGGACGATCAGCAGTTCGTGCGCTTCGACAGCGACAGCGGGAGTCAGAGGATGGAGCCGCGGGCGGCGTGGATAGAGAAGGTGCAGAATGAGGACCCGGACTACTGGGAGCGGAACACGCAGATCTGTAAGGGGGCCACACAAACTTACCGAGTGAGCCTGCAGAACCTGCGCGGCTACTACAACCAGAGCGAGGGCG GGGTCCACACCTTCCAGCACATGTACGGCTGCGAGGTCTCCCCGGACCTCTCCTTCAAGCGCGGGTTTAGTCAGTACGGCTACGACGGGCAGGACTACCTCGCCCTGGACACGGAGACCCTCACATGGACGGCTGCGGCGGACCAGGCGGTGAACACGAAGCGCAAGTGGGAGGCGGAGAGGAGCTTTGCAGAGGGAACTAAAGCCTACCTGGAGGAAACGTGCGTGCTGTGGGTGAAGAAGTACCTGGAGATGGGGAAGGAGACTCTGCAGAGACCAg ATCCCCCTTCTGCCCGAGTGACCCGTCACAGCGCCTCCAATGGGGAGGTGACCCTGCAGTGCCGGGCCCAGGACTTTTACCCCTCGGAGATCTCTCTGACCTGGCTGAGGGATGGGGAGGAACAGCACCAGGACACAGAGTTCATTGAGACCAGGCCTGCTGGAGATGGCACCTTCCAGAAGTGGGCGGCTGTGGGGGTGACCTCGGGCCAGGAAGGGAAATATAGCTGCCGAGTTCTGCACGAGGGCCTGTCTGAGCCCCTCACCCTGAAATGGG AGCCAGAGTCCTCCTCCCCCTGGATCATTGTGGGGGTCCTTGCTgctgccctcctcctcctcactgcTGTCATTGCTGGAGGTGTGGTCTGGAGGAAGAAGACTTCAGGTGGGCAGGACTGGAAGGGGTCATTAGGCACAGGCACC